The following are encoded in a window of Bacillus sp. SORGH_AS_0510 genomic DNA:
- a CDS encoding NCS2 family permease: MFKLKENQTNTKTELLAGITTFFTMVYIVIVNPVILADAGVPFEQVFTATIISAVLGTLWMGLFANYPIAIAPGMGLNAYFAYSVVGAHHNITYQTAFAAVFIAGVIFIILSLTPLREKLIEAIPENLKYGITAGIGLFIAFIGLRLSKIITAHPTNLVGLGDLHAASAWLTLVGLAVTLILMMFRINGALFFGMVITGIIAFLTGHLSFDKGFMSLPSLPEGLIVANPVTALTDVIQHSLYAVVFSFILVTIFDTTGTMIGVANQAGLMKGDKLPRARQALLSDSIATTIGAMFGTSPTTAYIESTSGVAAGGRTGLTSVTVAALFILSAFFGPLVGAVSGLSSITAPALIIVGSLMMGSIAKIRWNELDEAFPAFLTILSMPLTSSIATGIALGFISYPLLKVVKGNGREVHPLLYVFAVLFFYQLAFLPH; encoded by the coding sequence ATGTTTAAGCTAAAAGAAAATCAAACAAATACAAAAACAGAACTACTCGCAGGCATCACGACCTTCTTTACAATGGTGTATATCGTCATTGTCAATCCAGTCATTCTAGCGGATGCGGGTGTACCTTTCGAGCAAGTCTTTACCGCTACCATCATTTCTGCGGTGCTCGGTACCCTTTGGATGGGACTTTTCGCCAACTATCCGATTGCCATCGCACCAGGAATGGGGCTTAACGCTTACTTCGCCTATTCGGTCGTTGGCGCACACCATAATATTACCTATCAAACTGCCTTTGCTGCCGTATTTATTGCGGGTGTTATCTTTATCATCCTATCACTTACACCGTTACGTGAAAAATTAATCGAAGCCATTCCAGAAAACCTGAAATACGGGATAACAGCTGGAATTGGATTGTTCATTGCATTTATCGGACTGCGTTTATCAAAAATTATTACAGCACATCCGACTAATCTTGTAGGACTTGGTGACCTGCATGCTGCTTCTGCCTGGCTGACACTTGTCGGCTTAGCTGTCACCTTAATCTTAATGATGTTCCGAATCAATGGAGCCTTATTTTTCGGAATGGTCATTACAGGAATCATCGCTTTCTTAACTGGTCACCTTTCCTTCGATAAAGGATTTATGTCGCTTCCATCCCTTCCTGAAGGACTGATTGTTGCAAATCCAGTGACAGCATTAACTGATGTCATTCAACACAGCCTATATGCAGTTGTGTTCTCATTTATCCTTGTGACGATTTTTGACACAACCGGCACAATGATCGGTGTTGCCAATCAAGCTGGATTAATGAAAGGTGATAAATTGCCGCGTGCACGCCAGGCCTTACTTTCCGATTCCATTGCCACAACGATTGGTGCGATGTTCGGGACAAGCCCGACAACAGCCTATATTGAATCTACTTCTGGAGTGGCAGCTGGTGGCCGTACGGGTCTAACCTCTGTGACCGTTGCCGCATTATTTATCCTGTCAGCCTTCTTCGGACCACTTGTTGGTGCCGTTTCTGGACTGTCTTCCATCACAGCCCCTGCCTTAATTATTGTTGGCAGTCTGATGATGGGAAGTATTGCGAAAATCCGTTGGAACGAACTTGATGAAGCCTTTCCTGCTTTCTTAACGATTTTGAGCATGCCGCTTACCTCAAGTATTGCAACAGGAATTGCCCTTGGCTTTATTAGCTATCCGCTGTTAAAAGTAGTCAAAGGAAATGGACGCGAAGTGCATCCTCTCCTTTACGTATTCGCAGTTTTATTCTTCTATCAACTTGCATTCTTGCCGCATTAA
- the galE gene encoding UDP-glucose 4-epimerase GalE — MILVVGGAGYIGSHLVKELVEKEEVVVLDNLSTGHREAVDSRAIFVKGDLGNEEDLQMVFRSYPIKAVMHFAAYSLVGESVVDPLKYYENNVASTLTLLKVMMKFNVKNFIFSSTAATYGIPEVELIDETSTTAPINPYGHSKLMVEQILADFSKSYGLNYVVLRYFNAAGAHKSAVIGESHDPETHLIPIVLQQLLGQREKVSVFGTDYDTPDGTCIRDYIHVTDLAEAHILSLEALLAGKKSAEVYNLGNGLGYSVKEVIETCEKVTGVEANVEMADRRAGDPARLVASSQKIFTELGWKAERNLEQIIADAWNWHQNQQY; from the coding sequence ATGATTCTCGTTGTTGGCGGAGCTGGTTACATTGGTAGCCATCTAGTAAAGGAATTAGTAGAAAAGGAAGAGGTCGTTGTACTCGATAACCTGTCGACCGGGCATCGCGAGGCGGTAGATAGCCGCGCTATTTTTGTAAAAGGTGACCTTGGGAACGAAGAAGACCTGCAAATGGTTTTCAGAAGTTATCCGATTAAAGCGGTTATGCATTTCGCTGCTTATAGTTTAGTAGGGGAATCTGTCGTGGACCCCTTAAAATATTATGAAAACAACGTGGCTTCGACGTTAACTTTGTTAAAGGTTATGATGAAATTTAACGTGAAAAACTTTATCTTCTCTTCTACCGCTGCTACCTATGGGATTCCAGAGGTTGAGCTTATTGATGAAACAAGTACAACTGCACCGATCAATCCATATGGTCATTCTAAGCTGATGGTAGAACAGATTCTAGCTGATTTTTCAAAATCCTACGGGTTAAATTATGTGGTGTTGCGCTACTTTAATGCAGCTGGTGCCCATAAGTCCGCGGTGATCGGCGAAAGTCATGACCCTGAAACGCACCTAATTCCGATCGTTCTTCAGCAATTATTAGGACAGCGCGAAAAGGTATCTGTATTCGGAACGGACTATGACACGCCAGATGGTACATGTATCCGTGACTATATTCATGTTACTGATTTAGCGGAGGCACACATACTTTCCCTTGAGGCTCTCTTAGCTGGGAAGAAATCGGCTGAGGTGTACAACCTTGGAAATGGTCTTGGCTATTCTGTTAAGGAAGTCATTGAAACATGTGAAAAAGTAACCGGTGTGGAGGCGAACGTAGAGATGGCAGACCGTAGAGCAGGTGACCCTGCTAGATTGGTGGCTTCCTCACAAAAGATTTTCACCGAACTTGGCTGGAAAGCGGAACGAAACCTTGAGCAAATTATTGCTGATGCATGGAATTGGCATCAAAACCAACAATATTAA
- a CDS encoding dicarboxylate/amino acid:cation symporter, with the protein MKLFLKNYRFTLILLLSIIIGGVAGMVFGTKTAVVKPLGDLFLNLMFMMIVPLVFFSIASAIANMNGMKRLGKIMGSIVVVFLVTASIAAILGLAGASIIQPIQHGDIASIKEVMKQATDETDAEKVSFLGHLVATFTVSDFNLLLSRSNMLQLIVFAVLFGISTAMVGEKAKPVTNFLSAATAVIMKMVSIVMYYAPIGLGCYFAAVIGELGPQILEGYARSFVLYLILTVIYYFGFFTLYAFIAGGKEGVKIFWKNAITPSVTALATCSSAACIPVNLATVRKMGVPKDIAETIIPLGANTHKDGSVFGGVLKIVFLFALFGKDLTSISNILSILAVAFLVGAVMGAIPGGGMIGEMLIISVYGFPPETLPIIAVISTIIDAPATLLNSTGNTVCAMLVTRLVEGKNWIKQAFA; encoded by the coding sequence TTGAAATTATTTTTGAAAAATTATCGTTTTACCCTTATTCTCCTGTTGTCCATCATTATTGGCGGAGTAGCAGGAATGGTTTTTGGAACGAAGACGGCGGTTGTGAAACCGTTAGGAGATCTATTCCTTAATTTAATGTTCATGATGATCGTGCCACTAGTATTTTTTAGCATAGCTTCAGCGATTGCGAACATGAACGGCATGAAACGTCTAGGAAAAATCATGGGGAGCATTGTGGTTGTATTCTTAGTAACGGCATCTATTGCTGCCATCCTTGGACTAGCCGGTGCCTCTATTATTCAACCGATCCAACATGGGGACATTGCTTCGATTAAAGAGGTAATGAAGCAAGCAACAGACGAGACGGATGCTGAAAAGGTATCATTTCTTGGACATTTAGTCGCTACTTTTACTGTCTCTGATTTCAATTTGCTGTTATCAAGAAGTAATATGCTTCAGCTGATTGTGTTTGCTGTCCTATTCGGAATATCAACGGCAATGGTCGGGGAAAAAGCAAAACCAGTGACCAACTTTTTATCTGCGGCAACGGCTGTCATTATGAAAATGGTCAGCATTGTGATGTACTACGCACCGATTGGACTGGGTTGCTATTTTGCGGCCGTAATCGGTGAACTAGGGCCACAAATTTTAGAAGGCTATGCACGTTCTTTTGTTTTATATTTGATTCTTACTGTGATTTATTATTTTGGATTCTTCACCCTGTACGCTTTTATTGCTGGCGGCAAGGAGGGAGTAAAGATTTTTTGGAAAAATGCAATTACGCCTTCGGTTACTGCTTTAGCCACTTGTTCAAGTGCAGCTTGTATCCCTGTCAACCTGGCAACGGTTAGAAAGATGGGCGTTCCAAAGGATATTGCCGAAACGATTATCCCTTTAGGAGCCAATACACATAAAGACGGTTCTGTTTTTGGCGGCGTGTTGAAAATCGTCTTTCTTTTCGCATTGTTTGGTAAGGACTTAACGAGTATCTCAAATATCTTAAGCATCTTGGCGGTTGCCTTTTTAGTTGGCGCAGTCATGGGGGCAATTCCAGGCGGCGGAATGATCGGCGAAATGCTTATCATCAGCGTATATGGCTTCCCGCCTGAAACACTGCCGATCATTGCGGTCATCAGCACCATCATCGATGCACCAGCAACCCTATTAAACTCAACAGGAAACACCGTCTGTGCAATGCTTGTCACACGACTTGTCGAAGGAAAGAACTGGATTAAACAAGCCTTCGCCTGA
- a CDS encoding bifunctional diguanylate cyclase/phosphodiesterase, which translates to MEHKPENHTQKHAERTNFELLQERLSLTLAFSKRYQMSAAVCYLRFHLPLELTQQKDDEIEQALAGKILARLKRTIRDIDTVVKINQSDFVILIADITEHDCEIICTRILRSISDTYTVDYHHFSINGNMGICMYPYGAEGPDELQSIAKTAMYDAEELGDNQYVFYRGELSQAAYRKVLIENDLPYALKKEQLYVHYQPQYYLKKRTIEGVEALIRWNHPSLGPISPGEFIQYADEAGVSHNLFFWMFEEVCNQIHSETERNLKYSINLSVNQLLLPYFLPEITKLIQRYSVPASRITLEITENIEVYTVKKVNDTLRSLKELGFSLALDDFGNGYFSFADFIKLPIDFIKLDRNFVSSLLKNKQHEGVVSPIIQMTHNLGLQVIIEGIEDPIQFSVWANLECDIIQGYFISKPLSDMELTDTIVEIEKRVNASY; encoded by the coding sequence ATGGAACATAAACCTGAAAATCATACACAGAAACATGCTGAGCGAACAAATTTTGAATTATTACAGGAACGCCTCAGCCTAACACTCGCTTTCAGCAAACGATATCAGATGTCAGCAGCGGTTTGTTATCTGCGGTTCCATCTTCCATTAGAGCTTACACAGCAAAAAGACGATGAAATCGAACAAGCTCTTGCTGGTAAAATTCTGGCAAGATTAAAGCGGACGATACGGGATATAGACACGGTGGTTAAAATCAATCAATCCGATTTTGTTATTTTGATAGCAGACATTACGGAACACGATTGCGAGATTATTTGCACAAGAATTCTCCGCTCGATTTCGGATACATACACAGTGGATTACCATCATTTTTCTATTAATGGAAATATGGGGATTTGCATGTATCCCTATGGTGCAGAGGGGCCTGATGAGTTGCAATCCATTGCGAAGACAGCTATGTATGATGCCGAAGAGTTAGGAGACAATCAGTATGTTTTCTACAGGGGAGAATTAAGTCAAGCGGCGTACCGAAAAGTGCTTATTGAAAATGATCTTCCCTACGCGTTAAAGAAGGAGCAATTATATGTTCACTACCAGCCACAATATTACTTGAAGAAGAGAACAATTGAGGGCGTAGAAGCATTAATTCGTTGGAATCACCCAAGCTTAGGCCCCATTTCTCCAGGAGAATTTATTCAATATGCAGATGAAGCTGGCGTGAGTCATAATCTCTTTTTCTGGATGTTTGAAGAGGTTTGTAATCAAATTCACAGCGAAACGGAGCGAAATTTAAAGTATTCGATTAATCTTTCAGTGAACCAGCTTTTATTACCCTATTTTTTACCGGAGATTACGAAGCTAATCCAGAGGTACTCCGTCCCTGCAAGCCGAATCACATTGGAAATTACTGAAAACATTGAAGTTTACACTGTAAAAAAGGTGAATGATACACTGCGCTCTCTGAAAGAATTGGGCTTTTCTCTAGCTTTAGATGATTTCGGGAACGGATATTTCTCGTTTGCAGACTTTATCAAGCTGCCGATTGATTTTATTAAGCTTGATCGAAACTTTGTTTCAAGCCTTTTGAAAAATAAGCAGCATGAAGGTGTCGTTTCGCCTATTATCCAGATGACCCATAACTTGGGCTTACAGGTGATTATTGAGGGGATTGAAGACCCTATCCAATTTTCGGTGTGGGCGAATTTGGAATGTGATATCATCCAAGGCTATTTTATTAGTAAACCTCTATCTGATATGGAGCTTACCGATACGATTGTTGAGATAGAGAAAAGGGTCAATGCAAGTTACTGA
- a CDS encoding YitT family protein: MKKTWKDILLILVGALIFAVGVNFFTIPNRLSEGGILGITIIAHYLFDWSPGVVNFVLNVVLLAIGYKFFDKRTMLYTLFTIGACSGLLYLTEDLGRQLTKDTFLASVFAGLLVGVGLGLIFRAGGTSGGSTILARLANQLLGWSIGKAMLIIDIIVVAGSVFIIGLEKAMYTLLIVYIGAKAIDFIVEGLDERVAVLIISNSPELVLEYITSKMSRGLTVLDGRGGYTGQNKEVLYIVINKQEIVQLKSIIRDIDPDAYVTIHNVHEMMGKGYKAS, encoded by the coding sequence ATGAAAAAAACGTGGAAAGATATTTTACTTATTCTAGTGGGGGCACTTATTTTTGCCGTAGGGGTCAATTTTTTCACGATCCCAAACCGGTTGTCTGAGGGCGGAATCCTAGGGATCACAATTATTGCCCATTATTTATTTGATTGGTCGCCGGGTGTGGTGAACTTTGTGTTAAATGTGGTCCTGTTAGCAATCGGTTATAAATTTTTTGATAAAAGAACCATGCTCTATACGTTATTTACGATTGGGGCCTGCTCCGGCTTGTTGTATTTGACCGAGGATCTCGGCAGGCAGCTGACGAAAGATACATTCTTGGCTTCTGTATTTGCGGGCTTATTGGTCGGCGTAGGCCTTGGGTTAATCTTTCGGGCAGGAGGAACCTCTGGCGGATCTACTATTCTAGCAAGGCTCGCTAACCAACTTCTAGGATGGAGTATCGGGAAGGCGATGCTCATTATTGATATCATCGTAGTGGCAGGTTCGGTGTTTATTATTGGACTGGAAAAAGCTATGTACACCTTACTCATCGTGTATATCGGGGCAAAAGCGATTGATTTCATTGTTGAGGGTTTGGATGAGCGAGTGGCTGTCTTAATTATCTCCAATTCACCGGAGTTGGTGTTGGAATATATCACGAGTAAAATGTCACGAGGCTTAACCGTATTAGACGGTCGTGGAGGCTACACGGGTCAAAACAAAGAAGTCCTTTACATTGTCATTAACAAGCAGGAAATCGTCCAACTAAAAAGCATCATCCGCGACATAGACCCAGATGCCTACGTCACCATCCACAACGTCCACGAAATGATGGGCAAAGGGTACAAAGCGAGCTAG
- a CDS encoding CBS domain-containing protein, with translation MQDIHTETPLAERFEAAFNRIHKCLMKLVRNARSDSFKVLLDSGNSHAIIRTHRHDLYQYAKLRNALVHEKIKERYYIAEPNVDVVTHIEMIADRFEQPVTVLSIASSPVLYYKEETPLMDIMKVVDKLSISIFPIYDASGAFKGLLTSEGIIRWLSKQPSSTISIEKVRVRDLMVHEKPHEVVFVKKEADIFEVEEIFEDTFLAQKKLEAVIITENGKATEKLLGIITSWDLVEINTLEQ, from the coding sequence TTGCAAGATATTCATACTGAGACCCCTCTAGCTGAAAGATTTGAGGCGGCATTTAATCGGATACATAAATGTCTTATGAAACTAGTTCGAAATGCAAGAAGTGATAGTTTTAAAGTATTATTGGACAGTGGAAACTCCCATGCTATTATTCGTACCCATCGGCATGACCTCTATCAATATGCAAAGCTTCGCAATGCCCTTGTTCATGAAAAAATAAAAGAACGGTATTATATTGCCGAGCCAAATGTCGATGTGGTGACGCATATCGAAATGATTGCTGATCGATTCGAACAGCCTGTTACCGTTTTATCGATTGCGAGCTCACCGGTACTCTATTACAAAGAAGAGACCCCGCTAATGGATATTATGAAAGTTGTAGATAAATTGTCTATTTCTATTTTTCCGATCTACGACGCATCGGGCGCGTTTAAAGGGCTCCTTACTTCAGAAGGAATCATTCGCTGGTTATCCAAACAGCCTTCGTCGACAATATCCATTGAAAAGGTTCGTGTACGTGACCTCATGGTTCATGAAAAGCCGCATGAAGTGGTTTTTGTAAAAAAAGAAGCGGACATATTTGAGGTAGAGGAAATCTTTGAAGATACCTTCTTAGCCCAAAAGAAGCTGGAAGCTGTCATTATTACGGAAAACGGAAAGGCAACGGAAAAACTGCTAGGAATCATTACGTCTTGGGACTTAGTTGAAATTAATACGTTGGAACAGTAG